One part of the Thermodesulfobacterium commune DSM 2178 genome encodes these proteins:
- a CDS encoding YdcF family protein: MFLLTVSIYVILGKRRGRRRFFLFVAVALYYLSTTPFLPYFLLKQLEKNYPVPSQQEITKAEKIIVLTGRIYGQKDLSLEERFSKETLVRFFKALELKKLYPEKKVIIVGGSYETPDSKGASYLKEFANKLGYQVEAVDIPLDTETSVKAIKNLLHSPEEKFLLLTSAYHLPRTMLLFKKEGLFPIPYPTNYNHKLCKPELSVTTFFPNDLYLNLTNLAFHEYLGLLFYKLKYIFF, encoded by the coding sequence TTGTTCTTATTAACTGTAAGTATATATGTTATTCTTGGTAAAAGGAGAGGAAGAAGAAGATTTTTTCTTTTTGTAGCAGTTGCCTTATACTATCTTTCAACTACTCCATTTTTACCTTACTTTCTTTTAAAACAGTTAGAAAAAAACTATCCTGTACCTTCTCAACAAGAAATAACAAAGGCTGAGAAGATAATAGTTTTAACAGGAAGGATTTACGGTCAAAAAGACCTTTCTTTAGAAGAAAGGTTTAGTAAAGAGACTTTAGTTAGATTTTTTAAAGCTTTAGAGTTAAAAAAACTTTATCCTGAAAAAAAAGTTATAATTGTTGGAGGGTCATACGAAACCCCTGACTCTAAGGGAGCTTCTTATCTCAAAGAATTTGCTAACAAATTAGGTTATCAGGTAGAGGCTGTGGATATCCCTTTAGATACAGAAACCAGCGTGAAAGCTATTAAAAATTTACTCCATTCTCCAGAAGAGAAGTTTCTTTTGTTAACTTCTGCCTATCACCTTCCAAGAACTATGCTACTTTTTAAAAAAGAAGGATTATTTCCTATTCCTTATCCTACAAACTATAACCATAAACTTTGTAAGCCCGAACTCTCTGTTACTACCTTTTTCCCAAACGACCTTTATCTTAACCTGACCAATCTGGCATTTCATGAATATCTCGGTCTACTCTTTTATAAACTTAAGTACATATTCTTTTAA
- the era gene encoding GTPase Era translates to MSVETKSFEETKESKTRSGFVAIVGFPNVGKSTLLNHIIGTKVSIVSPKPQTTRFNIRGVLTQDNYQIVFIDTPGIHDAKSLFNKMMVEEALEALEEVDIILWVVDVTHRLPEEERLLDIIKKANKPTILVLNKIDLIKKSELLPMIDYFSKLHDFKAIIPVSALKNDGIERIIDELVKLLPEGPFYYEPERVTDLPLSLLVAEIIREKIFQLTYQEIPYSTAVKVEQIKKDEEKNLLYIQATIFIERDSQKGIIIGKQGQMLKKIGTLAREELEFLLGKRIYLDLWVKTLKDWREKEAHIRNLAIPFRE, encoded by the coding sequence ATGAGTGTAGAAACTAAAAGTTTTGAGGAAACAAAAGAGTCTAAAACCAGATCTGGGTTTGTGGCTATCGTGGGGTTCCCTAATGTTGGAAAATCAACTTTATTAAATCATATAATAGGCACTAAGGTCTCTATCGTAAGTCCAAAACCGCAAACTACCAGGTTTAACATAAGAGGTGTTCTTACCCAAGATAACTATCAAATAGTTTTCATAGATACTCCAGGGATCCATGACGCAAAGTCTCTTTTTAATAAAATGATGGTAGAAGAAGCTTTAGAGGCTTTAGAAGAAGTAGATATCATTTTATGGGTAGTAGATGTGACCCATAGATTACCTGAAGAAGAACGACTTTTAGACATCATCAAAAAAGCCAACAAGCCTACCATCTTGGTTTTAAATAAAATAGATCTTATCAAAAAAAGCGAACTTCTTCCTATGATAGACTATTTTTCTAAACTACACGACTTTAAGGCCATCATCCCAGTTTCTGCTTTGAAAAATGATGGAATCGAAAGGATCATCGATGAGTTGGTGAAACTCTTGCCAGAAGGTCCTTTTTATTATGAACCAGAAAGGGTTACCGATTTACCTTTAAGTCTTCTGGTGGCAGAGATAATTAGAGAAAAAATTTTCCAACTAACCTATCAGGAAATACCCTATAGTACCGCGGTTAAAGTGGAACAGATAAAGAAAGACGAAGAAAAAAACTTGCTTTATATCCAGGCAACGATATTTATCGAAAGAGATTCTCAAAAAGGTATCATCATAGGGAAACAAGGCCAGATGTTGAAAAAGATAGGCACCCTTGCAAGAGAAGAATTAGAGTTCCTTTTAGGAAAGAGGATATACTTAGACCTTTGGGTAAAAACACTAAAAGACTGGAGAGAGAAAGAAGCTCATATCAGAAACTTAGCCATCCCTTTTAGGGAGTAA
- a CDS encoding iron-containing alcohol dehydrogenase, which yields MFERKINIYEVFEVKGRGICYFGVGALKKMKDIAKELASQDIKRVLVVTGKSAYRTCGAWDVVVKCFNETGIEYIHYDGITPNPTVQEIDQAVKLGLEFGAQAVLGIGGGSPIDSAKAVAVLLEHPGVSAEKLFTGEFMPERAKPILAINTTHGTGTEVDRYAVASIVEKGYKPGIGFNFTYPLYSIDDPTLTTSLSYEQTLYTTVDALNHVIEASTSQLRNPYTVLLAKETVRIIAHYLPQALIKPDDLNARYWLLYASMLAGIAIDTSMTHLTHVLEHPLSALKPELAHGHGLGILLPSVLLEIYPAMPEILAEVLSPIVPDLLGIPGENEEVAFAVEGWLRNLGLRERLSEVGFYEEDVEKLTELAMSTPLLNQGLLNAPVKVNEDLIRNIYLNSL from the coding sequence ATGTTTGAAAGGAAAATAAACATCTATGAGGTGTTTGAGGTTAAGGGTAGAGGAATCTGTTATTTTGGGGTAGGTGCTCTAAAGAAGATGAAAGACATCGCAAAGGAACTTGCAAGCCAAGACATTAAGCGAGTGCTTGTAGTCACGGGTAAAAGCGCCTATAGAACTTGCGGGGCCTGGGACGTGGTGGTGAAGTGCTTTAACGAGACAGGAATAGAATATATCCATTACGACGGAATTACTCCCAATCCCACAGTGCAAGAGATAGACCAGGCAGTGAAGCTTGGGCTTGAGTTTGGGGCTCAAGCTGTTCTCGGGATCGGCGGAGGTAGTCCAATTGATTCCGCCAAGGCGGTAGCGGTACTCCTTGAGCATCCTGGAGTGTCAGCGGAGAAACTTTTCACCGGTGAATTCATGCCGGAGCGGGCAAAGCCCATCCTTGCCATCAACACCACGCACGGAACAGGCACAGAAGTCGACCGTTATGCAGTGGCCTCAATAGTTGAAAAAGGCTACAAGCCTGGTATAGGGTTTAATTTCACTTATCCCCTTTACTCCATTGATGACCCAACGCTCACAACCTCTCTATCTTACGAGCAGACCCTCTACACCACCGTTGATGCTCTCAATCACGTAATTGAGGCTTCCACTTCACAGCTTCGCAACCCATACACCGTTCTTCTTGCCAAGGAGACTGTGAGGATCATCGCTCACTATCTACCTCAAGCCTTAATCAAGCCTGATGACCTAAACGCCCGTTACTGGTTGCTCTATGCGTCAATGCTTGCTGGGATAGCTATTGACACAAGCATGACGCATCTCACTCACGTGCTTGAACACCCTCTAAGCGCGCTGAAACCAGAACTTGCTCATGGCCACGGACTTGGAATTCTCCTTCCTTCAGTGCTGTTGGAAATCTATCCTGCTATGCCTGAGATCCTTGCGGAAGTCTTAAGTCCCATCGTCCCTGACCTTCTTGGCATCCCTGGAGAGAATGAAGAAGTGGCCTTTGCCGTTGAAGGATGGTTAAGAAACCTCGGTCTCAGGGAAAGGCTTTCAGAAGTTGGTTTTTATGAGGAGGATGTAGAGAAGCTGACTGAACTTGCCATGTCTACTCCACTTTTGAATCAGGGCTTGTTAAACGCTCCCGTAAAGGTTAATGAGGACCTTATAAGAAATATCTATCTTAACTCGCTCTAA
- the hemB gene encoding porphobilinogen synthase, translating into MFFPEYRPRRLRKNENIRSLVRETIITVDDLIYPLFVCEGKGVKQEIRSMPEVYRFSLDQLIEEVKQVVELGIKAVLLFGIPDKKDEVGSSAYAKDGIVQKAVRTLKEKFPDLVVITDVCLCEYTSHGHCGIIKNHTVDNDATLEQLAKIAVSHAKAGADIVAPSDMMDGRVGRIREALDEAGFTDVAIMSYAVKYCSAFYGPFREAAESAPQFGDRRSYQMDPANIREALREAYLDVQEGADILMVKPAMPYLDVIKTIRQEINHPLAAYQVSGEYAMIKAASKLGWLDEEKIMFESLIAIKRAGADLIITYFAKKVAQTLAKR; encoded by the coding sequence ATGTTTTTCCCTGAGTATAGACCAAGAAGACTAAGAAAGAACGAAAACATCCGTTCTTTGGTCAGAGAAACCATCATTACGGTGGATGATTTGATTTATCCTCTTTTTGTGTGCGAGGGTAAAGGGGTAAAACAAGAAATAAGATCTATGCCAGAGGTTTACCGGTTTTCTTTGGATCAACTTATAGAGGAAGTAAAACAGGTGGTAGAGTTAGGGATTAAAGCAGTTCTTCTTTTTGGCATACCTGATAAAAAAGATGAAGTAGGTAGTTCAGCCTATGCTAAAGATGGCATTGTTCAAAAAGCTGTTAGGACTTTAAAAGAAAAGTTTCCTGACCTTGTAGTTATCACAGACGTCTGTCTTTGTGAATACACTTCTCATGGACATTGTGGAATAATCAAAAATCATACGGTGGATAATGATGCCACCTTAGAGCAACTTGCTAAGATTGCTGTTTCTCATGCCAAGGCAGGTGCTGACATAGTTGCTCCTTCGGACATGATGGACGGAAGGGTAGGGCGGATTAGAGAAGCTCTTGATGAAGCAGGGTTCACTGACGTAGCTATCATGAGCTATGCAGTTAAATATTGTTCGGCTTTTTATGGGCCTTTTAGGGAGGCTGCTGAGTCAGCCCCTCAGTTTGGTGACCGAAGGTCATATCAGATGGATCCTGCCAACATAAGAGAGGCTTTAAGAGAGGCTTATTTAGACGTTCAAGAAGGTGCAGACATTTTGATGGTTAAGCCTGCTATGCCCTATTTAGATGTAATAAAAACAATAAGACAAGAAATTAATCATCCGTTGGCTGCTTATCAGGTTAGCGGAGAGTATGCCATGATAAAGGCTGCTTCTAAGTTGGGATGGCTTGATGAAGAAAAGATCATGTTTGAAAGTTTGATAGCCATTAAAAGAGCAGGAGCAGACCTTATCATCACCTATTTTGCCAAAAAGGTTGCTCAGACCTTAGCTAAGAGATAG
- the rnc gene encoding ribonuclease III, whose product MEKDLEELEKIIEFQFRNKELLKTALTHRSYKISHKELVLEDNERLEFLGDAVLNLCISQWIFHKYQKDQEGVLTKKRAYLVCKATLIKVAKKLNLLDYLYLGKREQHLDLKSKENIAARALEALIGAIFLESGLEVACEKVKTWFKPYLLRLPKTIGYDYKTELQEFLQSKYHERPEYEVVSVSGPPHNPKFEVVVKINGQILGKGKGPSKKEAENLAAKKALKQLKTEEKEEYIKGGA is encoded by the coding sequence ATGGAAAAAGATTTAGAAGAACTGGAAAAAATAATAGAATTTCAATTTCGTAATAAAGAACTTTTAAAGACTGCTTTAACCCATAGGTCTTACAAGATAAGTCATAAAGAATTAGTTTTAGAAGATAACGAAAGACTTGAGTTTTTGGGAGATGCTGTGTTAAATCTTTGCATTTCTCAGTGGATTTTTCATAAATACCAAAAAGATCAGGAAGGTGTACTTACTAAAAAAAGGGCATACCTTGTGTGTAAGGCAACCTTGATAAAGGTAGCCAAAAAATTAAATCTTTTAGACTACCTTTATTTAGGTAAAAGGGAGCAACACCTCGACTTAAAAAGCAAAGAGAATATAGCTGCTAGAGCTTTAGAAGCCCTTATAGGGGCTATCTTTTTAGAAAGTGGGCTTGAAGTTGCCTGTGAAAAGGTTAAAACATGGTTTAAACCTTATTTATTAAGGTTACCAAAGACTATAGGATATGATTACAAAACAGAACTACAGGAGTTTTTACAAAGTAAGTATCACGAAAGACCTGAATATGAAGTAGTTTCTGTTTCTGGACCTCCTCATAACCCTAAGTTTGAGGTGGTGGTAAAAATAAATGGACAAATCTTAGGTAAAGGCAAGGGCCCTTCGAAAAAAGAAGCAGAAAATCTTGCAGCCAAAAAAGCTTTAAAACAATTGAAGACAGAAGAAAAGGAGGAGTATATAAAAGGTGGAGCTTAG
- a CDS encoding phosphoheptose isomerase produces MSQPPKIVKTYRDFGHIKRPRTLSNEQKQELLQRLFQKDASLFSSDPAIQEKIKKRLDWIDGVTPILPKIKNYQAFAEEVKSEFSHIVWCGMGGSALFPLVLGQMFGPQPGYPQFLVVDTNDPEIIKQVENLPLERTLFFIVSKSGTTLETLSHLKYFWQKLEEKGLNPGNHFVALTDQGSPLEELAKELGFRKVFPHPLCIGGRYAALSEIGFLPAALMGLDLNKALSYAQKMYEACHADIPWGYNLAASLAEFLVEAYVQGQDKISFITDPLLKPFALWLEQLLAESLGKNLTGLVPIVGESPGSPTVYGNDRTFIYLTLKGREKIYQRLISDLTEEGFRVKTYVLDERYEIFAEAFRWMLAIALCGYFLTLNPFDEPDVVLTKEKTRNFLEKFKQDKDFGIELYLDESTGISFYYEDTISIEFPRFSALLKKFFKDFSPWSYVGFLAYLPPTSEIEDIFRDFRTLVRERRNCSTVFGFGPRYLHSTGQMHKGGPILSRFMIFTRKGRNPEQIIPGEGYTFWDQQFAQACGDFKSLVEKKKPVILIHLTENYKEDLKIFYHLLEKALSFE; encoded by the coding sequence ATGTCTCAACCTCCCAAGATTGTTAAAACTTATCGAGATTTTGGACACATCAAACGTCCGAGAACCCTGTCTAACGAACAAAAGCAAGAACTTTTACAAAGGTTGTTTCAAAAAGATGCCTCTCTTTTTAGCTCTGACCCAGCAATTCAAGAAAAGATAAAAAAACGTTTAGATTGGATAGACGGAGTTACTCCTATTCTACCCAAAATAAAAAATTATCAGGCTTTTGCAGAAGAGGTAAAAAGTGAGTTTTCTCACATAGTTTGGTGTGGGATGGGTGGTTCTGCTCTTTTTCCGTTGGTGTTAGGTCAGATGTTTGGTCCTCAGCCAGGCTATCCTCAATTTTTGGTGGTTGATACCAACGACCCAGAGATTATTAAGCAAGTAGAAAACTTACCGTTAGAAAGAACCTTATTTTTTATCGTTTCTAAATCGGGGACTACGTTAGAGACCCTTTCTCATTTAAAGTATTTTTGGCAGAAATTAGAAGAAAAGGGCTTAAACCCTGGTAATCATTTTGTAGCTCTAACCGATCAGGGATCTCCTCTTGAAGAACTGGCTAAAGAGCTTGGTTTTAGAAAGGTTTTCCCCCATCCTCTTTGTATAGGTGGAAGATATGCCGCCCTTTCTGAAATTGGTTTTTTACCTGCTGCTTTGATGGGTCTTGATCTGAATAAAGCCTTAAGCTATGCCCAAAAGATGTATGAGGCTTGTCATGCAGACATTCCTTGGGGATATAACTTAGCTGCTTCTTTGGCTGAGTTTTTGGTAGAGGCTTATGTGCAGGGGCAGGATAAAATTTCTTTTATTACAGATCCATTGCTTAAGCCCTTTGCTTTATGGTTAGAGCAACTCTTAGCTGAAAGTTTAGGGAAGAACTTAACAGGATTAGTTCCCATAGTAGGAGAATCTCCAGGGTCTCCTACTGTTTATGGAAATGATAGAACTTTTATCTATCTTACCCTTAAAGGAAGAGAAAAAATTTATCAAAGGTTGATCTCAGACCTCACAGAAGAAGGTTTTAGGGTAAAAACTTATGTTTTGGATGAAAGATATGAAATTTTTGCCGAAGCTTTTCGCTGGATGTTAGCCATAGCCCTTTGTGGTTATTTTCTTACTTTAAATCCTTTTGATGAGCCGGATGTGGTGCTTACCAAGGAAAAAACTAGAAATTTTTTAGAAAAATTTAAACAAGATAAAGATTTTGGTATAGAACTTTATTTAGACGAATCTACAGGTATTAGTTTTTATTATGAAGATACTATATCTATTGAGTTTCCTAGGTTTTCAGCTTTGCTTAAAAAGTTTTTTAAGGATTTTTCTCCTTGGAGTTACGTGGGATTTTTGGCTTATCTTCCGCCTACTTCTGAGATCGAAGACATTTTTAGGGATTTTAGGACCCTTGTTCGCGAAAGAAGAAATTGTAGCACCGTTTTTGGTTTTGGACCAAGGTATTTGCATTCTACAGGACAGATGCATAAAGGTGGGCCTATTCTTTCAAGGTTTATGATTTTTACCAGAAAAGGTAGAAACCCTGAGCAGATAATCCCAGGAGAAGGGTATACCTTTTGGGATCAACAGTTCGCTCAAGCTTGTGGAGATTTTAAGTCTCTGGTAGAAAAGAAAAAACCAGTTATCCTTATACATCTTACAGAAAACTATAAGGAAGATTTGAAAATTTTTTATCATCTGTTAGAAAAAGCCTTGAGTTTTGAATAG
- a CDS encoding EAL domain-containing protein, with the protein MKSLNLSENEKKEIRLCYSSDETNVIAILKTLRPISYFLSLLEHQVYFEILKNNRLTIYFQPIVDLKNRKIYGFECLTRGVKGNGEILSPGYLFEAARVTDTLFYLDRSCRETAIKLAAVKGLKNYKVFINFLPTVIYDPQFCLQSTIKWAYQLEWIPDNLVFEVVETEKITDLSHLRNILDYYRKNGFQVALDDVGTGYSSLDALINLYPNYIKISRELIREIHLNPIKRDLFKALVEVATAHNILVLAEGVETLEEAKSLYNLGIYLMQGFLFAKPNPEPIYELPMLKNFTL; encoded by the coding sequence TTGAAGTCTCTAAACCTTTCAGAAAATGAGAAAAAAGAAATAAGATTATGTTATTCTTCTGATGAGACTAACGTTATAGCTATACTGAAAACCCTCAGACCTATCTCCTATTTTCTCTCTTTGTTAGAACATCAGGTATATTTTGAAATATTGAAGAACAATCGCTTAACGATTTACTTTCAACCTATCGTTGACCTTAAAAACCGAAAGATTTATGGGTTTGAATGTCTAACAAGGGGGGTTAAGGGAAACGGTGAGATTTTAAGCCCAGGATATCTCTTTGAAGCTGCTCGGGTTACAGATACTCTTTTTTACCTTGATAGAAGTTGTAGAGAAACAGCCATCAAATTAGCAGCTGTAAAAGGTCTTAAAAACTATAAAGTTTTTATAAACTTTCTTCCTACAGTCATCTATGACCCTCAATTTTGCTTGCAAAGCACCATCAAATGGGCCTATCAACTCGAGTGGATTCCAGATAACCTTGTTTTTGAGGTAGTTGAAACTGAGAAAATAACAGACCTTTCTCACCTAAGAAACATACTTGATTACTACCGAAAAAATGGATTTCAAGTAGCCCTTGACGATGTAGGCACAGGTTATAGCTCGCTTGATGCTCTTATTAATCTGTATCCAAATTACATAAAAATAAGTCGAGAACTAATCAGGGAAATACATCTAAACCCTATCAAAAGAGACCTCTTTAAGGCCTTGGTTGAGGTAGCCACAGCTCATAACATCTTAGTGCTTGCTGAAGGTGTTGAAACCTTAGAAGAAGCAAAAAGCTTATATAATTTAGGTATCTATCTTATGCAGGGATTTTTGTTTGCTAAACCCAATCCAGAACCAATATATGAATTACCTATGTTAAAAAACTTCACACTTTAA
- a CDS encoding D-sedoheptulose 7-phosphate isomerase, whose protein sequence is MEKLKEKVLTIGESSRKTQEEFLRTEATKIVEVVLLAKEVILQGGKILIFGNGGSAADAQHLAAELVNRFKKERRPLPAIALTTDTSILTAVSNDYDFSQVFVKQILALGKKGDLALGISTSGNSPNVIEGLKVAKELGLYTVGLTGGTGGKMKAFCDHLIVVPSKETPRIQEGHLLFLHLFSELLEDLLFPK, encoded by the coding sequence ATGGAGAAACTAAAAGAAAAAGTCTTAACGATAGGAGAAAGTTCAAGAAAGACTCAAGAAGAGTTTTTAAGGACTGAAGCTACTAAGATTGTTGAAGTGGTGCTGTTAGCTAAGGAGGTAATCCTTCAAGGTGGGAAAATTTTAATTTTTGGTAACGGAGGAAGTGCAGCTGATGCACAGCATTTAGCAGCAGAATTAGTAAACAGGTTTAAAAAAGAAAGAAGACCTCTTCCAGCAATCGCCCTCACCACCGATACGTCAATCCTTACCGCCGTTTCTAACGATTATGACTTCTCTCAGGTGTTTGTAAAACAAATTTTAGCCTTAGGAAAAAAAGGAGATTTAGCTTTAGGAATTAGCACCAGCGGGAATTCTCCCAATGTTATAGAAGGCTTAAAGGTTGCTAAGGAGCTGGGACTTTATACCGTGGGGTTAACCGGAGGCACTGGAGGTAAGATGAAGGCTTTTTGTGATCATCTGATAGTTGTACCAAGCAAAGAGACCCCTCGTATCCAGGAAGGTCACTTGCTTTTCCTTCATCTTTTTTCTGAATTGCTCGAAGATCTTCTTTTTCCTAAATAA
- a CDS encoding septal ring lytic transglycosylase RlpA family protein, translating into MVRRLIWVLGFCLFLTGCAKPPKPVVFHDEYSHPPPSSTLPGWLKPYTINGKTYYPLPSAKGYEEVCLASWYGPGFHGEFAASGEIYNMYDYTAAHKILPMGTYLLVTNLENGKQVVVRVNDRGPFVGERCLDLSYAAAKELGLIGKGTAKVKIVALGEGEIKDDQMVYTSIPDFNKGEFYLQVGSFKQRENALQFKRQLEKESFKVEIEPFIKGDCIFYRVQVYLGNDLQQALALSQTLKKQRFKHAFLVAR; encoded by the coding sequence ATGGTAAGAAGGTTAATCTGGGTGTTGGGTTTTTGTTTGTTTCTTACCGGATGTGCTAAACCTCCTAAACCAGTAGTTTTTCATGATGAATACAGTCACCCACCCCCCTCTTCAACCCTACCAGGCTGGTTAAAACCTTATACCATTAATGGTAAAACTTACTACCCTTTGCCTTCGGCAAAGGGATATGAAGAAGTTTGTTTGGCTTCCTGGTATGGACCAGGTTTTCATGGTGAGTTTGCCGCAAGTGGAGAAATATACAACATGTATGATTATACCGCAGCCCATAAGATACTCCCTATGGGAACCTATCTTCTGGTCACCAACCTTGAAAACGGAAAGCAGGTAGTGGTAAGGGTTAATGATAGAGGTCCTTTTGTAGGAGAAAGATGTCTTGACCTTAGTTATGCTGCAGCTAAAGAGTTGGGACTTATCGGTAAAGGAACAGCTAAGGTTAAAATCGTGGCTCTGGGAGAAGGAGAAATCAAGGACGATCAAATGGTATATACTTCTATTCCTGATTTTAATAAAGGAGAGTTTTATCTTCAGGTAGGATCTTTTAAACAAAGAGAAAATGCCTTACAATTTAAGAGACAATTAGAAAAAGAGTCCTTTAAGGTGGAGATAGAACCTTTTATTAAAGGAGACTGTATCTTCTATAGGGTGCAGGTTTATTTAGGCAATGATTTACAACAGGCCTTAGCTCTTTCACAGACGCTAAAAAAACAAAGGTTTAAGCATGCCTTTTTGGTTGCTCGGTGA
- a CDS encoding DUF1284 domain-containing protein, producing the protein MELRGHHLICLQFYKGLGYNEAFVENLNKVVEAWEKSPVVIVEGPDVVCKACPYLEGQVCKLSDKIPQKDRLALELLNLKPGFLIEKAEVKTKLSKVWDEWKHKACIDCLWKEVCFK; encoded by the coding sequence GTGGAGCTTAGAGGGCATCATCTAATTTGTTTACAATTCTACAAAGGTTTAGGATATAATGAAGCTTTTGTAGAAAACCTAAACAAGGTGGTTGAGGCTTGGGAAAAATCTCCTGTGGTTATCGTTGAAGGCCCTGACGTGGTTTGTAAAGCCTGCCCTTATCTTGAAGGCCAAGTTTGTAAACTTAGTGATAAGATACCTCAAAAAGATCGTTTAGCCTTAGAGCTTCTTAACTTAAAACCAGGTTTTTTGATAGAAAAAGCAGAGGTAAAAACCAAGCTTTCTAAGGTTTGGGATGAATGGAAACATAAAGCTTGTATAGACTGTTTGTGGAAAGAGGTTTGTTTTAAATAG